In a single window of the Thermofilum uzonense genome:
- the psmB gene encoding archaeal proteasome endopeptidase complex subunit beta, whose translation MMQQKLPPGVLKGTTTVGLTGRDFVVLAADRRATSGYFIASKHVWKILEIDSHVAVTIAGTVGDAQQLIDRLKVEAGYYKATNGERISVKSLATLASLILFTYRPILMVQMLIGGLDKEEGPSLYSVDWLGTVTREKFTATGSGSPYAVAMLEQEYREDLSLEDAVKLAIRAVHTALARDPGSGEGVDVATITEEGITFKRT comes from the coding sequence ATGATGCAACAGAAGCTTCCGCCAGGCGTGCTGAAGGGTACTACCACCGTAGGTTTAACGGGTAGAGACTTCGTAGTTCTCGCCGCTGACAGGCGGGCTACAAGCGGTTATTTTATTGCCAGTAAGCATGTATGGAAGATCCTGGAAATAGACTCACACGTAGCTGTAACTATTGCAGGCACTGTTGGTGATGCCCAGCAACTTATCGACCGTTTGAAAGTCGAGGCTGGCTATTACAAGGCCACGAACGGCGAACGCATATCTGTGAAGAGCTTAGCCACACTTGCCTCATTAATACTCTTCACCTATAGACCCATCCTCATGGTACAAATGCTCATAGGTGGGCTTGATAAGGAGGAGGGGCCCTCCCTATACTCGGTTGACTGGCTTGGCACTGTAACTCGCGAGAAATTCACAGCTACAGGCTCAGGCTCCCCCTACGCCGTTGCAATGCTAGAACAAGAGTATCGCGAAGACCTGTCTTTAGAGGATGCTGTAAAACTCGCAATTAGAGCGGTTCATACAGCCTTAGCCCGTGATCCTGGAAGCGGGGAGGGAGTTGACGTGGCAACTATAACAGAAGAAGGAATAACTTTTAAGCGAACTTAA
- a CDS encoding UPF0179 family protein → MRRTVTMVTPLIAKPGTIFQPYVTSKCIECQFFNACIGNLRPLANYKVVNIRKHAVYCPALAEELITVEVEELPVKILVDLRDAMPGAVIRYRKPGCQENSEDCDPPYLEEGERIRILREVEKKNNLSIVEVEFIDPPHPRLWIRARRKLLGKR, encoded by the coding sequence ATGCGCCGAACAGTCACAATGGTTACCCCTTTGATAGCTAAGCCCGGGACTATATTCCAGCCCTACGTAACCTCGAAGTGTATAGAATGTCAGTTTTTCAATGCTTGTATTGGTAATCTAAGGCCGTTAGCAAACTACAAAGTTGTGAACATCCGGAAACACGCAGTGTATTGTCCAGCCTTAGCTGAGGAGTTAATTACCGTTGAGGTAGAAGAGCTTCCAGTAAAAATCCTTGTTGATTTACGGGACGCGATGCCTGGAGCCGTCATACGTTATAGGAAGCCGGGATGTCAAGAGAACAGTGAAGATTGTGATCCTCCCTACTTAGAGGAGGGAGAAAGGATACGGATATTAAGAGAGGTTGAAAAGAAGAATAATCTGTCAATTGTTGAGGTTGAATTTATTGACCCGCCTCACCCTCGGCTTTGGATTCGGGCTCGGAGGAAGCTCCTTGGGAAACGGTAG
- a CDS encoding peptidylprolyl isomerase — protein sequence MSTESKQFLLVNYTISVLEDTGERVIDTTIEEVAKEHNLSSQNIFEPELVIVGEGVLFKPIEDALRELKEGETKEVILEPSQAFGEKDPKNIKVIPAREFTRQGVIPRVGEEVQVGGQRGRIVRVGGGRVTVDFNHPFAGKKVKAVLKVEKNITGDDEKIRELFHRWFRGIPRNEINVEAKDGEALLTVPATTLLHENSYHLMNAFIRDLQKYLPNIRTVKVIFKFEIQQEKEATQTQSQATVSQGASSEPESKAEGEAGQ from the coding sequence TTGAGCACTGAGTCAAAGCAGTTCCTGCTGGTAAACTACACCATTAGCGTACTAGAGGACACAGGAGAAAGAGTGATAGACACCACGATAGAAGAAGTTGCCAAGGAGCACAACCTTTCTTCACAGAACATTTTTGAGCCGGAGCTTGTAATTGTAGGTGAAGGAGTACTCTTTAAGCCTATTGAGGATGCCTTACGCGAGCTTAAAGAGGGCGAGACAAAAGAGGTCATTCTCGAACCCTCTCAAGCCTTCGGAGAGAAAGACCCTAAGAACATCAAAGTTATCCCTGCTCGTGAATTTACAAGACAAGGAGTTATACCGAGGGTTGGGGAAGAGGTTCAAGTGGGAGGCCAGAGAGGAAGAATAGTCAGGGTCGGCGGAGGACGAGTAACCGTCGACTTTAATCATCCGTTCGCCGGGAAAAAAGTCAAAGCCGTTCTGAAAGTTGAGAAAAACATCACGGGAGACGATGAAAAAATTCGTGAATTATTCCATAGATGGTTTAGGGGAATTCCTCGAAACGAGATAAACGTCGAAGCCAAGGATGGAGAAGCTCTCTTAACAGTTCCAGCTACAACTCTTCTACATGAGAACTCCTATCATCTCATGAACGCGTTCATAAGGGACCTCCAAAAATATCTGCCTAACATAAGAACAGTCAAAGTTATTTTCAAGTTTGAAATACAGCAGGAAAAAGAAGCTACGCAGACACAATCCCAGGCTACCGTTTCCCAAGGAGCTTCCTCCGAGCCCGAATCCAAAGCCGAGGGTGAGGCGGGTCAATAA